A window of the Leptolyngbyaceae cyanobacterium genome harbors these coding sequences:
- a CDS encoding glutaredoxin family protein has translation MRLILYGKPGCHLCEGLQEKLEQIENLDFQLEVRDITTREDWFDAFQYEIPVLFRVTADRNDVEEPLPRPSPRATVRQLEQMLQKYLDHNDSQ, from the coding sequence ATGCGACTAATTCTGTACGGCAAGCCCGGTTGCCACTTGTGCGAAGGCTTGCAAGAAAAGCTAGAACAAATTGAAAATCTCGACTTTCAGCTAGAGGTACGGGATATCACCACCCGCGAAGATTGGTTTGATGCTTTTCAATACGAAATTCCCGTCCTGTTTAGAGTTACAGCAGATCGTAATGACGTAGAAGAACCCCTACCCCGCCCTTCGCCTCGCGCTACGGTGCGGCAGTTGGAGCAAATGTTACAGAAATATTTAGACCATAATGATTCACAATAA